TGGCTCTGGTAGCCGAACTCATGGGCCACGCGCGCGAGTGGATACCCTTGACTGAGCAACGGGATTGCGCGCGCTAGCACCGCCTGCTGCCGCCATTGCGAAAAACTCATACCCAGTTCCTGCCGGAACAGCCGCGCAATGGTACGCACGCTGGCGCCCGCCCGTGCGGCCGACATCTCGAGCGTTTGAGCGTGCGCGGGATCGGCCAGCACGGCCTCGCACAGCCCCCGCAGGCGCTTCTCGGTCGGCAGCGGCACGCCAAGCGGCAATGGCCGGGAGCGCATCATCTCGTCCTGCAACAACTCGCACAGCAGCGCTTCACGCCGCCCGGGCAACTCGCGTGCATCGAGTGCCGCAATCACCTCGCGCATCAAAGGCGAAACTTCGACGACCTGGCATCCGCTGAGCCCTGCCGGACACGCAGACTCGTCAATATAGATCGTGCGCAGGAACGCGTCTTCGATGACGGCGACCTGATGCGGTACGTTCGGCGGCACATATACGGCGCGCGACGGTGGCACGATCCAGGTGGTGCTCATACTAGTCATACGCAACACGCCGCGCGACGAGTAAGCCAATTGCGCCCACGGATGCGTATGGCCCGCAAAACCATGGCCAGCCGGCATGGGCCGAGACCTGATCCGGATCGGATGATCGCGGGTCGGCGCGTGATGTGGCGGGATATCGGCCATCATCAGGGCCGGGGTGTCGGCAGAGAGCATGGCACTGATAACGGCACAAACAAAGTGAAATAATGGCGCAGTTTCGCAGCAATTTGGCTCGTTGATAAGCGGTGTCATGATAGTGGCTGGGTGCCGCGTATAGCATACGCGGACACGCACCGGTACTGGTCGGCCGATTCATGCGTTGAGCAGCCGTTTTTTAGCTTCATCCGCCTGGATGCCTTCACTGTCACGGCACGCGCACTATGCTAGGGGGCGAGCGGCCCGGCCGTGCACCCGTGCTGGTGAAAGCCCATGGCGTGCAAGCGGCATCGGGCCGCTCTTGTTCCAGGAGATACGATGACAACGTTCGCCACCCCGGATCTGTGCGACGCCCATGAGGACAGCTTGGCTACCGGCATGCTGCATGTGCTGGCGTCGGTCTTCCGCGCCTTCGGGCGGGCGAGCACGTTCGCCGGGCCGGCATCAACGCTGAAGGTGTTCGAAGACAACACGCTGGTACGCGCGGCGCTGGAGGAAAAGGCGAGGGGCGGGGGCTGGTGGTCGGCGGCGGCAGCGTGCGTTGCGCGCTCGTCGGCGGCAACCTCGGCATGCTCGCCGAGAAACATGGCTGGGCTGGCATCCTTGTCTACGGCACGGTGCGGGACACACGCGAGTTGGACGCATGCGAAGTCGGCATTCGCGCGTTCGCGGTGCACTCACAGCGCAGCCAAAAATCGGGGCATCAGCGAATGGGACGTTGCCGTCGCGTTCCCTAGTGTCACGATCCGGCGGGGAGAGATCTGCAGGGAGGCGGATGGCGTCCTCATCTCCACCACGAAGCTAACTTGAGCGAGAGAGACCATTATGCTGAACGTCTTTGTCTACGGAACACTGCGTGAAAACGAGGCCAACGATATTGGCCGTGCCGCCCAACGAAGCGGCACCGCGCAGCCGCGCTGGCTTGGCCGAGGCAGCGTGAAGGGCACGCTGTACGACCTTGGCGCGTATCCGGGCTTGGTACCCGATACAGCAGCGGCCGGTGAGGTCTACGGCGACGTGTTCGAGATCGACGAGACGCTATTACCGGTGTTGGATAAGATCGAGGAGGTATTTCCGCACCATCCGCGCGAGTTTCAGCGCAGCCTGATTCAGGTTCAGCTCAACGGTAGGCTGTTGCCGTGCCAGTTCTATCCTGTCGATGCCGCTTCGACGGTAGGGCGCACGCCCATCGAATGCGGCGACTGGGTTGTCCACCGCCGGATGCGCGATCACGGTGCTCAACCGGGCGAGGCTGACATTGCGCTGTCCAAGGTGGCCGAAAACGCGGCGTAACCGCAAGTCGTGCATGCCGGGCGGTACCGGCCGCCCTGCCACCATCCATCCGTTTCGGGCGACAGCAGATGCGTCGGGTGGCGCACGAACGGACTGCACACTGGAGCACCAGGCTTCAAAATCAATCGCGTGGCTTACGACGAATTGGTGCGCGAGAGCGCCATGCACCGTAACCGGCGAACGCGGCGGCGTTCCGCATCAAGGGATGCGGCCTCGCTGATGTGAGGATTGACGTATCCGAGGTATTGTAGATTGGAGGACGAAGATATCCACGTCCTTACTCATACGGTGACCCTATCGCAGCATGAGGAGCATGCCCTGCTGAACGTCCAGAACGGATTTGCCGTGTCATGCTTTCGAATGTCTCTTATCTTATGCGGCTGCAATATGGGGGTGACTTTATAAGCGTGCGCTAAGCCGTCGCCCCCTTGGTGCGCGCGGCGCCACGGGGGAGTTAGCGGCTTTTTCGCCCGTTGACGATCTGCTGTGTAACGTCCCCTTCGGTTTCGGCCCGCTCGGCTCGCCGCAGTGCTTACTGCAGTGCGAGGCTGCACTTCTCTTAATCGAAAACCTGCAAAAATGGGGTAACCATAGATTTAGTTTCAAACTGATTTTTTCGTGCCCACTTCTGCCATGCCTTTTTAAGACGCTCGGCGGTGATTAGCTCCACGCCGAGCACTTCGCTGACCGCCAGCGTAGTCTGTCCAGCCTCAAATAGCGCCGCGATGTAACTATTGCGCAGCGTCTGGGGACTGGTGCGCGCCTGCCGCGTGGCCGACAGGCGGCAGGCGCGCACGATCGCCTCGGTGGCGCGCAGTGCGGTGACCGCGTGCATCGGGCGTCCATCCCGTGCGCCGGGAAAGACCCATGGACTGTTCACACCACTGGCGTGCCGTTCGACTAACCAGTGCGCCAGCGCCGACTGCGCAAACGGCTCGGGCCGAGGTTGATGCGAAAAGCGTGAGCCTGGCGTGGTGATATGCATGAGCCGATCTGGCCCAATATTAATGCAGTTAACAGTCAGTTTAATTGCTTGTGAAACCTTCAACCCAGCGCCCAGAAACGTCGCGACTAACGCGCGGTCCCGTAAACTATGCCAGCGCGCGTAATACGTGTCTGCCACCGGAGATAAGAGCGTGTCGATGATGTGCTGCCTTTCCTGCGGTGAGAGAAAATCGGTGTCCTGGTTACCTTTAACACGCTTCCATGTAGCTTGGCTGTCGCGCAATGCGCCGACAGCAGGATTGATACTGGCCTGTTGCCGTGTGCACGCGTTGATATCGACGAACACGCGTTCAATCAGTTTGCGGTAGCGCAAGCGTTGGTCGCGGTTTTCGTGATGCAAGCTGGCTAGAAAAGTGTTGATTGTGTCGGATGTTGCTGCGCTTAAAGGGAGGTGGCGCGCGTTAAGGTAGCGTACAAACGCGCGCCATTGAGCCAGATAGACCTTGGCCGTAGAAGGCTGCAAAGTGGAGCCGGTACGCCGTCCGGGTTGCCTGGCTAGCCATGCTTCAAACGATTGGATCGGCGCGCGGTCCCAGTCGGTGCGCTGTTGGGCGGCAAACAAATCAGCTTTGGTCATGGTAGGTAGGGGGGCATAAAGATGACTGTTAACTGCGCAATTAGAATGCCGCAACCACACCCACCTTGCAACAGATCAGCACGTCGCACACGAGGTAAAGCTCAATGCCGCACAGTTTGTGGAGCAGGCCAAGACGCAAACCACATTTAAAACGGCCAATCTGTCTTGTTCTGTAAGAAAAAAGTTCGGAATGAGTGCCCACTCGGACGAAAACCACTAAGCCATGCTGCCTGTCTGGCGACAATTACTTTTGCCGGTGTTGGGCGGCTGAACTGTTGAGGTTGCGGCCGTCGCTATTATGCGGCTCCTTGCGGAGCCAGCATGAAAAAAGACGGAGAGATCAAATTGTTGGGGGAAGAACGGCGCAAAGGAGCGAGCCAGAAGCTGGCGGCAGCGCTCGGAGAACTTGGATCTTTACCACGGCACGGCACATGTTCTTACTCTGCCGCGCTTAAGCGGGCGCAATCAGCGGCAACAACGTCAACGTGCGGTAGCCGCGTAGCGTGTGGTGCCAGCGCACCGAGAATTGTCCGGCGCATGTGAAAAAGCTTACCGGTAAGACAGCTGCGCCGCGAGTACTGTGGCGATCTTTTGCAGCGGTTTTGGTTTCATCATCGTGACGCGCTCACAGTCGATCAAATGCACGTTGGTGTTTCCAGTCACATGAGTTCGCCATGTCTCGAATTGTGTTCCGAAGTCGATTCCAGTTCATATACTGTCCGCGCACGAAAAAATTCTTCTCTTGTCAGTGACCTGTTTATCGACGCCCCCCTATATACAACTTCCTTCAATCGATCCCATGCTGAACTTTCAAAGTCCACATTCATTAAAATAGACTCACCGCCGTCTGTGGTATTTTTTACACAGTAGAATGCCGCTAGCTGCATACCCGTGAATCTGGCGCCTTCCGAGTGTGGCTGTATAAATTGGTAATCGTGTCGTTTGTTGATAGTTATAAAATATTGGTTAGCCCGTTCGCGATGCCTGAGAAAATCTGCGAAGCCAGCCTGTATTTTCAACTAGTCAAAGATGTTTAACCGCTTGGCTACGTGAAAGATAATCAAGTCCGCATCTTCCGGACGCACTTCCCTCAGCAGCACCACGGAGTCATTTTGCAGCTCATTGCAGACGAAGTCGATAGAACGCGAAATGGGTTCATGCGGCATCATGCTTACTCTTGAAGGATCTTCGCTGACAGAACGCTTAGTTGAAACCTTATCCATTGATGCCTCCCAATTCAGTAGTTCTCTAATCATGAAAATTAATCCGTCGGGGATAGCCTCGAGTCGCAAACGACAGACTACCGTATCCCGCCCAACCAGTGCATGACCCACGTTCCGGGGTACAGACGCGCCACCAAGCTGAGGGGCGCAACATTTTCGTCTCTCCCGCTTTATCGCCAGCTTTTACTGAAGGACGTCGCGTATCGACGACTGTTCGTCGGCAGCGTAGCAATTCGGTGAGTACTCAGACGAGCGCATCACGCCGGAGAATACTGACGTTGCTTTCCAAGCCGCTTTCAGCCAACGGTCGAGCGAAATACGCTTGATACAGACAGCAAACTTCTCTTTCCATGGTTTTAGCCTCATCCATGCAAAATGGCAAGCGGGTATCATGTACCGCACCGACGCTTGCGGTCCGTGTAAAGATATTGACCGTTACGCAACACCACCACTACTGCGAGCCTTGAAACGCGTTGCTGATTGGCATCTGACTTCGGCTGCTCAATGCCGGCCGGCATAGAAAAATTGTTCTGCTTTCGCGAGCTGCTATCGTTTTGTTGCAGTTAGAGAAAAAAGAATAATTCTTCTACCAAAGCTTGGACTATAATTTTGCAAAAATCAAGTGAACTATACGTAGTAAAAATCCGTCATTGAAACGCGTTTGTCACCATTCCCTTGCCTCGGCGCAATTCTTTTTGCTTTTCCGAATTTAATCTACCAGATTGTGCCACCGCAAAACCACAGCGTTAGGCGTAAGTACAAATGTCATTTACATCCCGCTGCTGGCGCGCTACGCTGTAAGCATCCTGCGAAGGCATTCCAGGGCGTAAATCGCCATCAATCAAGCTCCGGTGGACACCCAGCGATGCGGTAGAAGCGCGGCGATGTCGTCGGCTCGATGGGCGGGCAGTCGATTGAGCACCTCTTTGAGATAGACGTACGGGCCATGACCAATGTTGGGAAACCGAGGCTCATTATATTGACTGTAATCACGGAGATATGGAATCGGCCGGCACAGGCTACGTCAATTGGGTGTCTTTTGCGGCAGAGGTTGAATTTATTACAGAGATATGGCTATCCCTTAAAAATGGGGGGCGGCTCGCGGTTGATTTGATGTCGTTTGTCCATACTAATGATGCCTTGACCTGGATTGGAACGAGTCTGTAAGCTATTTTTATGGTTAAAAGTATAGACGTCGTAAAAAGGATTGCATAATGAGCCAGCCTAATTTTTATGAAGCCATGTCAAGCACAAAACTTTCGCCTGAGCAACAAATTCTTTTACTTAAAATGGGCTTTTGGAAAAGCCGAGCACTTGCGGTAGCAACTGAGATGGGTTTGCCGGATATCCTGGCGGAAAAACCTTTATCTGTAGACGATCTTGCCAGTCGGACCGCGATGAACGCTTCCGCGCTGTTTCGTCTCTTGCGCGCATTGGAAAGCATCGGGGTTTTCAGCCAACCTGAGCCGCGGGTCTTCGCCAATACGCCGATAAGTCAGTGCTTGCGCGAAGGTGTTCCCAAATCACAGCGGCCTGTGGTTCTATCTAGTCTTTCCAAAGGTAATGGTCTTTTCGATGGATGGGACGAGCTCGGTTACGCTATGAAAACCGGAACTCCGTCTCTCAATAAACTTTACGGCCACGATTTTTGGGAGCTGTGCAAGCGTGAACCAAAAGTCAATGCGCTCTTTAACGAGATGATGCGCTCGCTTACCCATGACATGACGCCTGCTATCACTTCCGCCTACGAGTGGGATCGGTTCTCCCTGATCGCCGACATAGGCGGTGGTATCGGTACGCAACTTATCTCGATTCTTGACGCTTTTCCATGCTGTAGAGGTATTCTCTTCGATCAACCACACGTGCTGGCAGAAGCCAGCCCGCATGATCGCATTGAAAATGTAGAGGGCAATTTCTTCGAACATGTACCGAAGGGCGCGGATGCTTACTTGCTACGATGGATTCTCCACGATTGGGCTGAACCGGAGGTAGCAACCATTCTCAAAGTTTTACATCAAGCATTGAAACCAACAGCGAGCCTCATCCTCGCTGAGTGTGTTATTTCTGACGGACCCGAGTTCAGTTTCGGTAAGTGGCTCGACTTGCAAATGTTAGTTTCTTTCGGAGGGCGCGAGAGAACAGAGTCAGAATACCAGACTTTGCTTTTAGCATCAGGATTCGAACTACAAGAAGTGGTTCCTACCACTTCCCCGCTGAGCCTGATTATTGCAACGCCTAAAAAAACTCTAACAAAACGAGTTGTGTAAGCAAAGACTTTGTCAATGTCATGGTCTAATTTCTTTGGATATGTCGATAGGAGGACAATCTTGGCTCTTCCACACTTTGTGTGAAACTGCAGGTGGCAATAGTGGTCAAGCGCGATATCGCATCACTCGGATAATCGGTGTGGATTTCTCTTCCTTCAACGCCTGTTGCCCGCTCTCGTTATACGTATTGTCGGACTTGCAATTACCCACAACCCGAGAGAGTAAGGTTCATAGCCAAGCTGGATGTCGGCCAGACGTCGGATGCTACGCCGCATGACGATATTGCTAGGAGGTGGACCGCCGGTACGAGCCAGATAACCACCAAGTCTGGCTAACTTCGTCGCATTACCCAATAATGGTGGGGCTTGAGCCGTGCTTGGTGTATCCGCAAACGCCGCCTTTATGCCAAAATCGGATGCGGCGACGGCCATGCTCAATATCGCCATTGCGTTTGAGCATTACAACGAGAAGCATCCCCATAGCGCGCTGAAATATCGCTCACCACGCGAGTTTCGACGCACAGTGGATTCGTCAAACTGTGCGATTCACGGACATCGTTTCACTTTTTAGAGGGCTGTTTTCGTGGCGTGTTGGAACTTGCCTCTCCTATCGGCGCCACGAGTTCTAACACGCGCCGGTGATGTGTAGCAAGGGTCTTGTCAAGCCGCCATTCGCGGTGTTGGACGCGCTCTTTCAGTTCGTTGTAGGCACCAGCTACCTCTTGCGCGAGAGGTGTCAGTTCGCCCAGTTCTGCGATGCGATCGACGGGCGTTTTGCCACCGAGTGATCCGTGCGGGCGGCGCCAGTTATAGTCGAGGTGCCACTGTTCAATTTGCTCCTCGATCGCGCCTTCGGTCAGTTCTCTTTGCTCATGCAATCACAGCTCATTCTGGGTCCGCCGCGCGCCTTTGTGCTCGGCACGCAGTCGGAGGATCGTTGCTCGATCGCTCTCAGAAACCTTCTGGTTTGGACTTCGGTGTGGACGGCGGCTTTGGGATTGGAGACCTGCTTCGCCGGCTTGCTGATAGCGGCGTAGCCATTTGCGAAGTGTCGGTCGAGAGATGCCACACCGCGCACACACGGGGCCGGCAACGCCGGCCTCGTGATACATGTGCACCCAACGTAATCGCGCGGCGATCTCTCGGTCCATCGCCTCATTTTAGTTGAAACGATGTTCGTGAATCGCACACAACGCACGCTTCGCGAAGCCACCGAAGAGCGATTTCGATACGCACCGGCTGCTCCGTTCTGGCGAGAGTCTTGATTGGTTGCCCACGTGGCGCGAGCGGCGGACAATGGCATGGCAAAAAGCTTCGTGAAGACGATGAAGCACGACTAAGCTGCGTTCATGCCGAAGCCTGACACGGTGAACGCTATTCGCAATCTGGTCGTTTGTTTGAGCATTACAACGAAAAGCACCCACACAGCGCGCTGAAATACCGTTCGTCGCACGCGTTTCGACGTAGACGCCTCCATGCCGCCGATGACGCCGGCAAAGCGAACGCCGCCGGCATCGGGAAGCTTGAAAAGAACGGTGGCGTCGCGCTAGACCCGGCACTATCGGCTGCTCAAGGATTGGCAGGATTGTGCTGTCGATTCAGGTTCACGGTGGTCTTCTCAACCATAGTTGGCTGCCGTCACGAATCCCGCAAGTTCTTGTCCGTAGCGCACCGGCTCCTCGTAAAAGGGGCTATGTCCGCTCTCGTAGAAAAGCGACAGGCGGCTGTTCGCGTGAATCGACTTGATCCGTTCCGACATCGCCATGCGGACGAGCCGGTCATGGACGCCGTGCGTCAGCAAAATCGGGCCAGAATAGGCTTTAAAGACGGACTCGAAATTAGGCGTCTCCGTCTTGATAAAGCCCTCGTTCACGGCCCGTGCCGTCATGCCGTTGACGACCAGCATGCGCTGCATGTCCACCTTTGTCGGCAGCCGGTGGAAGCAGGCAGCGAGGAAGTCGGCCGTGGCCGCGGTTCGTGTGGCGAGATCGTGAGAGGTGGTGGTGTTGGTGAATGCTGCTGCCTCTTCGGTGAGAAGCTCCGGTGACAGGTTGGTGACGGCGTCAACCAGGTTGATGCCGGCAATTGCACCGCCGCCATATTTGCGCAGGTACGCACCGACCACGAAGCCGCCGAGCGACCAGCCCACCAGCACCGGTCGGCGAAGCTTGGCGCCGGCAATAACGGCGGCGACGTCATCCGCCCATCGATCGGCTTCGGAATAGGCTTGGAGCGAAATCGGCTTGTCGGAATCACCATGGCCGCGCAGATCGAAGCCGACCATGCGGAAGTGCGTTAGCGCAGGATCGGCGAACTGCTTCTCCCAACTCAGGCGACTCTGACGCAGGCCGTGAATGAACAGGATTTCAGGCGCTTGGCTGTCGCCCTGCGCCTCGCCCCTCAGCATCACGCCATCGGCGGAGCGGACGACGAACGGCTCGCGCGCAGGTACAGCCCTATCCGGAAAGGCACCCGGTTTGTTGGCGAATGCGCTGGTCCCTTGAGGTGTCGCATAGGCGACTTTGGCGGCCAGGGCGGTGAGGCCGGCCATGCCGGCGAGGAAGGTACGTCTTGAATGGTTCATGAGAATCACTCCATGTTGTTTAGTGATCGATAATTTACTCGCTTGACTTTTTTTGTCAAGGGTTGTTTAGTGTCGCTATGGAACGAGACTCAAAATCGCGCGGCGGGCGGCCTTGGAGCTTCGACCGGGGAAAGGCGATCGACACCGCGATGCGGCTGTTCTGGCGGCACGGCTATGAGGGGGTATCGATCGGCGATCTTACGAAGGAGATTGGGATTGCGCCTCCCAGCCTGTATGCTGCCTTCGGCAGCAAGGCTGAGCTTTATCGGGAAGCTGTTAGCCACTACGAGGCGACGTTCGGGGGCCTCGATGTGGCGTCCATCAACTCGGCAACGTCGCTGGCGGAGGCGGTGCGAGTATTGCTTGAGGGAGCCGTGAGAGCCGTCACCAATCCTCACCTTGAACGAGGCTGCTTGATCTCAAGCGGCATGATCGCGTGTCACCCGGCGCATGTCTCGCTCGCCCGCGACGCGGCCGCGCGGCGTGATGCCATGCGCGAACGGATTGCGCAAGCGCTCCAGCCCTTTGCGGGGGCGCACGAGGTTCAGCGTTTGGCGCGCTATCTGTCGGCCGTCATGCAGGGCATTTCGATCCAAGCACGCGACGGTAGCAACCCGACGCAGCTGCAAGAGATCATTGAAGAAGTGGTAGCGGGTGTCGCAGCACGGCTTTCTGAAGATGGGCAACTATATTGATGGTGCTCGAGGTGCAGCCAAGCCCGGAATCGGCAGAACCAAGCTGGATTTTGACGCGCCGCAACGAAAGCACATACTCAGCGCTTTTCTGGCCAATGTATGGCCGTGCCGGCTTCCAACTGCTTCGTACACGCGTGTTGAATCAGTGCTGACTTGTGACGTGAAACTTCACACAAAGTGGGGAAGGGCAGGTTCAACTGATGGATGCAACACCAATGCTGGCGTTTAGTTTATCTGCTGGCGTCGCGAATCCCAACATTTTTCTCGGACGTTGATTCAACTGCATGGCGATTTTGTTCAATTCTGCCTGCGAGTAGCCCGCAAGGTTAGTGCCTCGCGGGAAGTACTAGCGCAGAAGGCCGTTGGTGTTCTCATTCGTGCCGCGCTGCCATGGACTTTGAGGATCGCAGAAGTAGACCTGAACATTAGTTGTCACCGTGAATTTCTTGTGTTGAGCGAGCTCCATGCCCCGATCCCAGGTGATTGATCGGCGCAGTCCGATAGGTAGCTTGCGAACTTGCTTGCTTAACGCTAAAACGACGCTTTCCGTGTCTTTTCCGTTCACTTTTATGAGCATAGTGAAGCGTGAATGACGCTCTACTAAAGTTGCGATATGTGTATTGTTCGAGCCGCTGAACAAGTCGCCTTCCCAATGGCCGGGAACGGCTCTGTCCTGTGCTTGCGCAGGCCGTTCACGGATCGATACCGCATCGATGACTTGTCCACGCGGCTGTCTCTTCGCGCAAGCTTTTTTGAACGACGCATCATGCGGCGCGTACGCAGATGCTTCATCAGTTCCGCTTTCAGTACGCCACGGGCTTGGATGAAGAGACTACGATAGATCGTTTCGTGCGAAATCTGCATAGATGCACAGAGTAACTCAGCTTTAACCAGCCAGCGATCTGCTCTGGTGCCCATCTTTGTTGCAGCTTCCGGGCAACCCATTGTCCAAGCTTGGCGTTGACGGCCAAGCGGCATAGTTTAGGCCGCCTCGCCAGCTCCCAGGCCCTCGCATCCGCTAACGCCGCCCTGTACTGACTCAAGCCGCCATGGCGAGCAACTTCCTTGCTGATCTGGCGTGATCGCCTTGCCTTGCGGCGTGATGCCCTGACGTTCCTGCTGAAGCTGGTGCACCCAGCGACGCAGTACCGTCTCGCCAACGCCCACCGAACGGCTCGCCTCCATATGGCTATAGCCCTGCTCGAGCACCAGACAGGCGGCTTGCTGTTTGAATTCCGGGGAAAACGTACGTCGCTGCTTCTTCATCAGACACCTCTTCATGGCGAGCATTCTCGCCTAGATCAGTGTCCGGTTTCATTAGACCACTACAGTGTCGTGTCGCTAGCACAGGAGCGCCTGCGACACACTTGAACGTGTCCACCTATTTTTTGAACCGGCCCCCTAAAACCTGTTTTTGGTGCCGGCTGCCATTCGTAAGGTGCTTACCAGACAGCCGACGTGGACGGCCGAGATCCGCCAGCACACCAACTATATCGTGCGCGAGGGTTCGAAAGACCTCAACTGTCACATGCTTGAGGGATCGCGCGGCGCGGCGTTGGTGATGCTGTACACAAATTTGCGTTTGCTCGGATGTCGGGGGGACGCACGATGGGTCGATCTGAGTATCGACAATGCGCAATATTTCGCGTCGCTGATCGAACGCCAGCGGGATTTTGAGCTTGTCATCGCACCGCAGCTATGCGTCCTGCCCTATCGTTACGAGCCGGGCATCATCAACCTGATGGTAAAGCCGGCCAACATCGAACCGCTACCCCGAATGTGCGGTATTACCAGTTCCCTCATGCCCTCCACGGGTCAATAATGGGGATACCGCAATCAACAAAATCCTTAGTATTGTGCGTCGCCAGCGTCGCCCCTTGTGACCGTGTGATGGCCGCGATCATCGCATCAAACTGGCTGATGGGTATGCCTGCGCTTTTGCGTGACGCGGCAATTTGTGCGTACATGTCTGCTGCACGACTGTCGAAGCTTAAAAGCCTGCCCGCAAAATCTTCGTCAAAGATTGCGTTAATGGCTGATGCCTTGCGAGCATCGTGTGCCAGCAGCCGCACACCGTAAAAAATTTCCGCTTTCGTGACCGTCGTGGTGAAAAGCGAGACGCGACGCTGCTCAGCTAGCCAGGTCATCACTTTTGCGTTGGGCACCGGTCGCAGCGTTTCGGATAAAACGTTGGTGTCTAGGATAATCATGCGTTCCAATCCACCGGTTTCCGAATCGCTTCACGCGCCGGTAACTCCAGTTCAACGCCGCCAATGGATTGTAGACGGCTCCGGATAGCTTGCGCCAAGTTTTGCTGGGAGCTGGCCGATTCAGTGAAAAGCGCCGCCCGTAGAATATCCCTGGCTTCTTCCTCCATGGAGCGACCGTGCTGCGCCGCCTGTACCCGCAAACGCATCTTAAGCCCTTCATCGAGGTTGCGAATGGTCATGCTTGCCATGTTAGCCTCCGTCATCATTGATGGCATTTTAATCATTGATTGCATATTTGGCAATCAGCGTTATGCGTACTCATGCGCTACGTTAGCCGTTGATTCGGTGCTTGGCTTGGTCTTTCGATGACGCCAGCTGTCGTTGCTGTGCAGGTGGCAATCCGCGGCGGTTAGCGACGCGTGGTCCAGATGATCGCGCCCGCGGCGCAGGTCGAATTGTTCGTCCACCATGTGCGAGCTTGAACGCTGACGCGGCGCGGATTATGCTGGTGCGCGGGAAACTCAACATCATGGCTGTAACGTCAGAAAGCTGGACTGATACGCCGTGTGCAAGTGATGTGCGACCGAGGTGTTCGCTTGACCGAGCGAAGCACTTAGGCAGACCAGTCTGCGATGGGTCACCTGGGCGGTTTGCGCTCAGTTAGAGAGACAAACGCTGGCTGGGCCCATTAGCGCTGTGGCTCTCGAGCAGGGGGCTCGACCGGATCTTTGTCGCTCCAGTTCATCCGATGGCCGCGCACCGTCTGGCGGTGCCGCGTGTCCTCTTCCTCATGTAAGTACACGCTCGTAGTGGTCAGCGACACATGCCCGAGGTTATCGCGCACCGTGCGCAGATCGAGGCCGGCGTCGGCCTGATGCGAGCCGGCCGTATGCCGCAGCCAATGCGCCGACGCGCGGGCCTTGGAACGACCAGCGGCATGTCCTCGGCCGTCAAGATATGATATCTTATAAGATATGCAGCCAAGAATCGTTTTGGATACGTCAGTGATCGCTACCGCATTGCGCAGCGCTTGCGGGGCAGGCAATGCCCTATTGCGACTCGTCGCGCAGCAAAAGGTGTTGCCTCTCGTCACCCCCGCTCTGTTTCTCGAATATGAGGATGTGTTGAAACGGCCCGAGCAACGCCTGGTGACAGGATTGGACATGGAAGCCATAGACCGCTTCCTGGCTGCGTTGGCCAGTGCTTGTGAGCCTGTCGAGATTCAGTTCCAGTGGCGCCCGCAGCTTC
This Mycetohabitans endofungorum DNA region includes the following protein-coding sequences:
- a CDS encoding AraC family transcriptional regulator yields the protein MLSADTPALMMADIPPHHAPTRDHPIRIRSRPMPAGHGFAGHTHPWAQLAYSSRGVLRMTSMSTTWIVPPSRAVYVPPNVPHQVAVIEDAFLRTIYIDESACPAGLSGCQVVEVSPLMREVIAALDARELPGRREALLCELLQDEMMRSRPLPLGVPLPTEKRLRGLCEAVLADPAHAQTLEMSAARAGASVRTIARLFRQELGMSFSQWRQQAVLARAIPLLSQGYPLARVAHEFGYQSQSAFSAMFRRAFGESPRAFFTRQNGVPGAREAQVFEPDEVAGPISSTWPPAP
- a CDS encoding ribonuclease, producing the protein MTTFATPDLCDAHEDSLATGMLHVLASVFRAFGRASTFAGPASTLKVFEDNTLVRAALEEKARGGGWWSAAAACVARSSAATSACSPRNMAGLASLSTARCGTHASWTHAKSAFARSRCTHSAAKNRGISEWDVAVAFPSVTIRRGEICREADGVLISTTKLT
- a CDS encoding gamma-glutamylcyclotransferase family protein, translating into MLNVFVYGTLRENEANDIGRAAQRSGTAQPRWLGRGSVKGTLYDLGAYPGLVPDTAAAGEVYGDVFEIDETLLPVLDKIEEVFPHHPREFQRSLIQVQLNGRLLPCQFYPVDAASTVGRTPIECGDWVVHRRMRDHGAQPGEADIALSKVAENAA
- a CDS encoding site-specific integrase; translated protein: MTKADLFAAQQRTDWDRAPIQSFEAWLARQPGRRTGSTLQPSTAKVYLAQWRAFVRYLNARHLPLSAATSDTINTFLASLHHENRDQRLRYRKLIERVFVDINACTRQQASINPAVGALRDSQATWKRVKGNQDTDFLSPQERQHIIDTLLSPVADTYYARWHSLRDRALVATFLGAGLKVSQAIKLTVNCINIGPDRLMHITTPGSRFSHQPRPEPFAQSALAHWLVERHASGVNSPWVFPGARDGRPMHAVTALRATEAIVRACRLSATRQARTSPQTLRNSYIAALFEAGQTTLAVSEVLGVELITAERLKKAWQKWARKNQFETKSMVTPFLQVFD
- a CDS encoding methyltransferase — encoded protein: MSQPNFYEAMSSTKLSPEQQILLLKMGFWKSRALAVATEMGLPDILAEKPLSVDDLASRTAMNASALFRLLRALESIGVFSQPEPRVFANTPISQCLREGVPKSQRPVVLSSLSKGNGLFDGWDELGYAMKTGTPSLNKLYGHDFWELCKREPKVNALFNEMMRSLTHDMTPAITSAYEWDRFSLIADIGGGIGTQLISILDAFPCCRGILFDQPHVLAEASPHDRIENVEGNFFEHVPKGADAYLLRWILHDWAEPEVATILKVLHQALKPTASLILAECVISDGPEFSFGKWLDLQMLVSFGGRERTESEYQTLLLASGFELQEVVPTTSPLSLIIATPKKTLTKRVV
- a CDS encoding alpha/beta fold hydrolase, whose translation is MNHSRRTFLAGMAGLTALAAKVAYATPQGTSAFANKPGAFPDRAVPAREPFVVRSADGVMLRGEAQGDSQAPEILFIHGLRQSRLSWEKQFADPALTHFRMVGFDLRGHGDSDKPISLQAYSEADRWADDVAAVIAGAKLRRPVLVGWSLGGFVVGAYLRKYGGGAIAGINLVDAVTNLSPELLTEEAAAFTNTTTSHDLATRTAATADFLAACFHRLPTKVDMQRMLVVNGMTARAVNEGFIKTETPNFESVFKAYSGPILLTHGVHDRLVRMAMSERIKSIHANSRLSLFYESGHSPFYEEPVRYGQELAGFVTAANYG
- a CDS encoding TetR/AcrR family transcriptional regulator is translated as MERDSKSRGGRPWSFDRGKAIDTAMRLFWRHGYEGVSIGDLTKEIGIAPPSLYAAFGSKAELYREAVSHYEATFGGLDVASINSATSLAEAVRVLLEGAVRAVTNPHLERGCLISSGMIACHPAHVSLARDAAARRDAMRERIAQALQPFAGAHEVQRLARYLSAVMQGISIQARDGSNPTQLQEIIEEVVAGVAARLSEDGQLY